The Corynebacterium glaucum genome includes a region encoding these proteins:
- a CDS encoding DoxX family protein produces the protein MHFPSRALIPIFGIAGALHFSKPDVFDAIVPPALPGAPRTYTYVSGVAELAAAVMLAAPALGPQSNPGHRRRSRGIQRAGGLFSAALLTAVWPANFYMAWQWRDKSWPQQALGIARLPLQIPMIRAAWRVYKEGHLG, from the coding sequence ATGCATTTTCCATCGCGCGCGTTGATCCCGATCTTCGGCATCGCAGGAGCGCTGCACTTTTCCAAGCCTGATGTCTTCGACGCGATTGTGCCACCGGCGCTGCCCGGCGCGCCGCGGACCTACACGTACGTCTCCGGCGTGGCGGAGCTGGCGGCGGCGGTGATGCTCGCCGCGCCCGCGCTCGGCCCGCAGTCCAACCCGGGCCACCGCCGCCGCTCTCGCGGAATCCAACGCGCCGGGGGCCTGTTCTCTGCGGCACTGCTCACCGCAGTCTGGCCCGCGAACTTCTACATGGCGTGGCAGTGGCGGGATAAGTCGTGGCCCCAACAGGCGCTCGGAATCGCCCGCCTGCCCCTGCAGATCCCGATGATTCGCGCCGCATGGCGCGTGTACAAGGAAGGGCATCTTGGCTGA
- a CDS encoding type I polyketide synthase, producing the protein MNLTPLLSMSNPALIFPGQASAWQTALSDAAASPAIAARLSQLLDEAQNITGPVARPLASVVPGAAQRLRELIDSDATAAGAVARKDIDALPAVSVPGILLAQIAQLEHLRDLGLPVDAESTIIDGHSQGIIAAAAVDNPAQALAYVFILGAAASQDYGATDAESRMLSVRGIPAPQLLERFPNTGTGTDTDANNRAVVSVINGPRHVILSGTPEQLADAQREIEAVAKAYNAKLEAAEFGGSELEPIFDTLDVAYPFHTQGNTGAVSLVDDWSRSCGIAITSPATPREMAQTILVDQCNFPERISGVLQRGASHIVSFEHGISSIIRGLVAGAGVPVLTADTAKGRDALATPGTEIPEAADYSKFAPRLVRLPDGKVYTQTRFSTVTGLSPIMLGGMTPTSADGEIVAAAANAGYWTELAGGGMYSEEVFNEHRDTLTKHLEPGRTAQFNTMFFDRFLWNLHFGQTRMVPKARTQGAPFNGVCISAGIPEVDEATEIIAGLIADGFPYIAFKPGTEKQIRDALKIAEANQDVPIILMIEDGHAGGHHSWVNLDDMLLSTYAEVRAHDNALLTVGGGVYSPDRAAALLTGEWATRYGVTKMPVDAVFLGTVAMATKEAKATDSVKDLLVNTPGLTPEDNGGWVSRGTGRNGVASSQSHLLADIHDLDNSFAKAARLITNMPAEEYRDRREEIIDALAATSKPFFGDIEDMTYAEWIERFVELAYPFVDQTWNARFEETLHRIEARLNPQDHGEIDTLFPPGEGIDAKQAVDKLFASYPQAREVHVSPRDAAWWIQLHYKYPKPMPWVPAIDGDLKMWFGKDTLWQAQDERYTADQVRIIPGPVAVAGITKKNEPVAELLARFEAAATEQLQVAGLEPAEQFARLNDAATVEEFIKAAPTMMWHGHLMENPAYAMAESAYEIVSEELEDCTKQWSIRIVTDSFWDHLPEEQRPFYVRDVMIPIDLPEGVSTGASPVVSDERLPKAVFDLLAGLAGVGSTSEAGDEIRELPSLIDDTVTDATPYGLAKSSFTFPASLLTAHTAVTGAALGADVKVGTPDVLVGPCWPAIYTALGSGQLEDGFPVIEGLLNAVHLDHVINLRADLHELADGRTIEVTSWCSSIDESVSGRIVTVELELRDASDPEGEVVATQMHRFAIRGRATTNTPPTQAPAYGGAPEAAEMQATPRSFVDRAVVTAPHDMTPFALVSGDYNPIHSSYNASGLVGLKAPLVHGMWLSATAQHLAGRHGDVKSWTYSMYGMVQLDDQVEITAERVGRVGIRPALEVTCRIGGEVVSRGQALLAQPRTAYIYPGQGIQAVGMGKGDRDVCPAARAAWRRADRHTRTNLGFSIQKIVDENPTEVTVKGEVHRHPDGVLHLTQFTQVALAVVAYAQTERLRAADALAEGAMYAGHSLGEYTALASLGNIFDLEAVIDIVYSRGSSMGSLVPRDAEGNSEYAMGALRPNMIGVSDSDVANYVGQVSEDTGEFLEIVNYNIKGMQYSVAGTKKGLAELARRANGVRERAYVPIPGIDVPFHSRVLRSGVPDFAQKLDELLPAEIDVEALVDRYVPNLVARPFELTQDFIDAIKAAVPTKALDGVTPESLEPSALARLLLIELLAWQFASPVRWIETQDLIFRRVDQAIEVGLASSPTLTNLAKREMDVIGHHIPVLNVEANQDQVMLNDAVAAPEPELEELDDAAAPAAPESAAPAAETAETAPAPAPAPAPAPAAAPAAAPAAGAPAGAATDIPFNAADAVMALFAFQNKLRIEQINDSDTIEELTGGVSSRRNQLLMDMSAELGVPAIDGAAEADVATLRERVNSAAPGYSPFGAVLTEAVTARLRQVLGAAGLKPAYVGEYVTGTWGLPATWTPHVEAEIFLGTRDEESVRGGTLNTLPAAASKAEVGALIDAAIERVAAAHGQAVSRASTSTSSGGGVVDSAALDAYREEVTDTLVATARTLLSKLGIEDEHAEIEAPDTTIINTIEAELGSGWVSQVAPVFDARRAVLFDDRWAQAREDLTRVALGEVDIDVARFAGTGQTIVDQATWYAEHGFDGPLTEIASVAAEAPELEYAADVALVTGAAPGSIATALVERLLEGGATVIMTASRVNQARKEFARKLYRDHASQGAALWLVPANLSSYRDIDALIDWIGTEQKETVGNEVKVIKPALTPTLAFPFAAPGVSGSLAEVGGNAETQARLLLWSVERTIARLSELAQASDQAVRTHVVLPGSPNRGTFGGDGAYGEVKAALDAVLNKWSVESGWPEGVTLAQARIGWVSGTALMGGNDVLIPAAKEAGIHVWDPEEISSELMGLASQESRTRAAEGPLDLDLTGGLADAGVSIADLARRGRAADSDDNAGASADTGAGTAETIKALPNVANPVQPAGIEVGEVTCSLDDMIIICGIGEVSSWGSGRTRREAEYGIQRNGEVDLTAAGVLELAWMTGLVTWAEDPTPGWYDADGAEVPEEDIYERFRDEVVARAGVRELTDKYFLTDRGSIDMTEVFLDRDVTFTVASESEARDYATADPEKTVVRSNDGEWTVTRLAGAKAAMPRKATLTRTVAGQMPDDFDPANWGIPAQMIDGMDRMAVWNLVTAVDAFITAGFTPAELMRAVHPADVASTQGTGIGGMESLHKVFVSRFLGHERQSDILQEALPNVVAAHVMQALVGGYGSMIHPVGACATAAVSVEEAVDKIALGKADFVVAGGIDDVQVESLEGFGNMNATADTETMRAKGIDDRFISRANDRRRGGFLEAEGGGTVLIARGSLAAELGLPAHAVIAYAHSFGDGAHTSIPAPGLGVLAAARGGEQSRLAKNLASLGLTPDDVTVLSKHDTSTNANDPNESELHSILWPAIGRDARAPLYVISQKTLTGHSKAGAALFQIGGLIDVLRSGNLPQNASLDCVDPLISPKAKNLVWLRAPLALGEGRVKAAALTSLGFGHVGALVVLAHPGVFEAAVVAARGEAAAAEWRERATQRLRAGADHLEAGMVGRRPLFEQVENRRFVEGNTHDGEIALLLNPDARLGEDGKYPLS; encoded by the coding sequence ATGAACCTCACCCCGCTGCTTTCCATGTCCAACCCGGCGCTCATCTTCCCCGGCCAGGCCAGCGCTTGGCAGACCGCGCTCTCCGACGCCGCCGCCTCTCCCGCCATCGCCGCACGTTTGAGCCAGCTTCTCGACGAAGCGCAGAACATCACCGGCCCGGTTGCCCGCCCGCTGGCGTCGGTCGTGCCGGGCGCTGCGCAGCGCCTTCGCGAACTCATCGATTCCGACGCCACAGCCGCCGGCGCAGTGGCGCGCAAAGACATCGACGCGCTGCCGGCCGTGAGCGTGCCCGGCATCCTGCTCGCGCAGATTGCGCAACTCGAGCACCTGCGCGACCTCGGGCTTCCGGTCGACGCGGAGAGCACGATCATCGACGGCCACTCGCAGGGCATCATCGCCGCCGCCGCGGTGGACAACCCCGCGCAGGCGCTGGCGTACGTGTTCATCCTCGGTGCCGCAGCCTCTCAAGATTACGGTGCGACCGACGCGGAGTCGCGCATGCTGTCCGTGCGGGGCATCCCGGCGCCGCAGCTGCTGGAGCGCTTCCCCAACACCGGCACCGGCACCGACACCGACGCCAACAACCGCGCCGTCGTGTCCGTGATCAACGGCCCGCGCCACGTCATCCTCTCCGGCACCCCGGAGCAGCTCGCCGACGCGCAGCGCGAAATCGAGGCGGTGGCCAAGGCCTACAACGCCAAGCTCGAGGCCGCGGAGTTCGGCGGCTCCGAGCTCGAGCCCATCTTTGACACGCTCGACGTCGCCTACCCCTTCCACACCCAGGGCAACACCGGAGCAGTTTCGCTTGTCGACGACTGGTCGCGCTCCTGCGGCATCGCAATCACCTCCCCCGCGACGCCGCGGGAGATGGCGCAAACCATCCTGGTTGACCAATGCAACTTCCCCGAGCGCATCTCTGGCGTGCTCCAGCGGGGCGCGAGCCACATTGTGTCGTTCGAGCACGGCATTTCTTCCATCATCCGCGGCCTGGTCGCCGGCGCGGGCGTGCCGGTGCTCACCGCCGACACGGCAAAGGGCCGCGATGCGCTAGCCACCCCAGGCACCGAAATCCCCGAGGCGGCCGACTACTCCAAGTTCGCCCCGCGCCTGGTGCGCCTGCCGGACGGCAAGGTGTACACCCAGACCCGCTTCTCTACCGTCACGGGCCTGTCCCCCATCATGCTCGGCGGCATGACCCCGACCTCGGCCGACGGGGAAATCGTCGCCGCAGCCGCGAACGCGGGCTACTGGACGGAGCTCGCCGGCGGCGGCATGTACTCCGAAGAGGTCTTCAACGAGCACCGCGACACCCTGACCAAGCACCTTGAGCCGGGCCGCACCGCCCAGTTCAACACCATGTTCTTCGACCGCTTCCTGTGGAACCTCCACTTCGGCCAGACCCGCATGGTGCCCAAGGCCCGCACCCAGGGGGCGCCGTTCAACGGCGTGTGCATCTCAGCCGGCATCCCGGAGGTGGACGAGGCAACCGAGATCATCGCAGGGCTCATCGCAGACGGCTTCCCGTACATCGCCTTCAAGCCGGGCACCGAGAAGCAGATCCGCGATGCGCTCAAGATCGCGGAGGCGAACCAGGACGTCCCAATCATCCTCATGATTGAAGACGGCCACGCCGGCGGCCACCACTCCTGGGTGAACCTCGACGACATGCTGCTGTCCACCTACGCAGAAGTCCGCGCGCACGACAACGCATTGCTCACCGTCGGCGGCGGCGTGTACTCCCCGGATCGCGCGGCGGCGCTGCTCACCGGCGAGTGGGCGACCCGCTACGGCGTGACCAAGATGCCGGTTGACGCGGTGTTCCTCGGCACCGTAGCCATGGCCACCAAGGAAGCGAAGGCCACCGACAGTGTGAAGGACCTGCTGGTAAACACCCCGGGGCTGACCCCGGAGGACAACGGCGGCTGGGTCTCGCGCGGCACCGGCCGCAACGGCGTGGCGTCGAGCCAGTCGCACCTGCTCGCCGACATCCACGACCTCGACAACTCCTTTGCCAAGGCGGCACGTCTGATCACCAACATGCCGGCGGAGGAATACCGGGACCGCCGCGAGGAGATCATCGACGCCCTCGCGGCCACCTCGAAGCCGTTCTTCGGCGACATCGAAGACATGACCTATGCCGAGTGGATCGAGCGCTTCGTCGAGCTCGCTTACCCATTTGTCGACCAGACCTGGAATGCACGCTTCGAAGAAACCCTGCACCGCATCGAGGCCCGTCTCAACCCACAGGACCACGGCGAGATCGACACGCTGTTTCCGCCCGGGGAAGGGATTGACGCGAAACAGGCCGTCGATAAGCTTTTTGCTTCATACCCGCAGGCCCGTGAGGTGCATGTTTCCCCGCGGGATGCGGCGTGGTGGATTCAGCTGCACTACAAATACCCGAAGCCGATGCCGTGGGTGCCGGCAATCGACGGCGATCTGAAGATGTGGTTTGGCAAGGACACCCTGTGGCAGGCGCAGGACGAGCGCTACACCGCCGACCAGGTGCGCATCATTCCGGGCCCGGTCGCGGTGGCCGGCATTACCAAGAAGAACGAGCCGGTCGCGGAGTTGCTCGCGCGCTTCGAGGCGGCGGCGACCGAGCAACTGCAGGTCGCCGGTCTGGAACCGGCCGAGCAGTTCGCGCGCCTGAACGACGCGGCGACGGTCGAGGAGTTCATCAAGGCCGCGCCGACGATGATGTGGCACGGGCATCTGATGGAAAACCCGGCATACGCGATGGCCGAGTCTGCCTACGAGATCGTTTCAGAAGAACTCGAAGACTGCACCAAACAGTGGTCGATCCGTATCGTCACCGACTCGTTCTGGGACCACCTGCCGGAGGAGCAGCGCCCGTTTTACGTGCGCGATGTGATGATCCCGATCGACCTGCCGGAAGGCGTGTCCACGGGCGCGTCCCCGGTCGTGTCGGACGAGCGCCTGCCGAAGGCCGTATTCGACCTGCTCGCCGGGCTTGCGGGTGTCGGCTCCACTTCGGAGGCCGGGGATGAGATCCGGGAGCTTCCTTCGCTTATCGACGACACCGTGACCGACGCCACCCCGTATGGCCTGGCCAAGTCCTCCTTTACCTTCCCGGCGTCCCTGCTCACGGCGCACACCGCCGTCACCGGCGCGGCGTTGGGCGCGGACGTGAAGGTGGGCACGCCGGACGTGTTGGTCGGCCCGTGCTGGCCGGCGATCTACACCGCGCTGGGTTCGGGTCAGCTGGAGGACGGCTTCCCCGTGATTGAGGGCCTGCTCAACGCCGTGCACCTCGACCACGTGATCAACCTGCGCGCCGACCTGCACGAACTTGCGGACGGCCGCACCATCGAGGTGACGTCGTGGTGTTCCTCCATCGACGAATCTGTCTCCGGGCGCATTGTGACCGTGGAGCTGGAGCTGCGGGATGCGTCCGACCCCGAGGGCGAGGTTGTTGCGACGCAGATGCACCGCTTTGCCATCCGCGGGCGCGCGACCACGAACACACCGCCGACGCAGGCCCCGGCCTACGGCGGCGCACCCGAGGCCGCCGAGATGCAGGCCACCCCGCGCTCGTTTGTAGACCGCGCCGTGGTCACCGCACCGCACGACATGACCCCGTTTGCGCTGGTGTCCGGCGATTACAACCCGATCCACTCCTCGTACAACGCCTCCGGCCTGGTGGGCCTTAAGGCGCCGCTGGTGCACGGCATGTGGCTGTCGGCTACTGCGCAGCACCTCGCTGGCCGCCACGGCGACGTTAAGAGCTGGACCTACTCCATGTACGGCATGGTGCAGCTCGATGACCAAGTGGAAATCACCGCCGAGCGCGTCGGTCGCGTAGGCATCCGCCCGGCGCTCGAGGTGACTTGCCGCATAGGCGGCGAGGTGGTCTCGCGCGGCCAGGCCCTGCTCGCGCAGCCGCGCACCGCCTACATCTACCCGGGCCAGGGCATTCAGGCCGTCGGGATGGGCAAGGGCGACCGCGACGTCTGCCCCGCCGCGCGCGCAGCATGGCGCCGCGCCGACCGCCACACGCGAACCAACCTGGGCTTCTCGATTCAGAAGATTGTCGACGAAAACCCCACCGAAGTCACCGTCAAGGGCGAAGTGCACCGCCATCCGGACGGCGTGCTGCATCTGACGCAGTTCACGCAGGTGGCGCTGGCGGTTGTGGCGTACGCGCAGACCGAGCGCCTGCGCGCGGCCGACGCGCTGGCTGAGGGTGCGATGTACGCCGGCCACTCGCTCGGCGAGTACACCGCCCTGGCCAGCCTGGGCAACATCTTCGATCTCGAGGCCGTGATCGACATCGTGTACTCGCGCGGCTCCTCGATGGGTTCGCTCGTGCCGCGCGACGCGGAAGGCAACTCCGAGTACGCGATGGGTGCGCTGCGCCCGAACATGATCGGGGTGAGCGACTCGGACGTCGCCAACTATGTGGGACAGGTGTCCGAGGACACCGGCGAATTCCTCGAGATTGTGAACTACAACATCAAGGGCATGCAGTACTCCGTGGCCGGCACGAAGAAGGGCCTCGCAGAGCTGGCCCGCCGCGCCAACGGTGTGCGCGAGCGCGCCTACGTGCCCATCCCGGGCATCGATGTGCCGTTCCACTCTCGCGTCCTGCGCTCGGGCGTTCCGGACTTCGCGCAGAAGCTCGACGAGCTGCTCCCGGCCGAGATCGACGTCGAGGCGCTGGTGGACCGCTACGTGCCGAACCTCGTGGCGCGCCCCTTCGAGCTGACCCAGGACTTCATCGACGCCATCAAGGCCGCGGTACCCACCAAGGCGCTCGACGGCGTCACGCCGGAGTCGCTGGAGCCGTCCGCGCTTGCGCGCCTGCTGCTCATCGAGCTGCTCGCGTGGCAGTTCGCTTCCCCGGTGCGCTGGATTGAAACCCAGGACCTCATCTTCCGCCGCGTCGACCAGGCAATCGAGGTGGGCTTGGCGTCCTCGCCGACGCTGACCAACCTGGCGAAGCGCGAGATGGACGTCATCGGCCACCACATCCCGGTGCTCAACGTCGAGGCAAACCAGGACCAGGTCATGCTCAACGACGCCGTCGCCGCACCGGAGCCGGAGCTCGAAGAGCTTGACGACGCCGCCGCCCCGGCCGCCCCCGAATCGGCTGCGCCGGCAGCGGAGACGGCGGAAACTGCGCCTGCCCCAGCACCCGCCCCAGCACCCGCGCCAGCCGCAGCTCCGGCCGCAGCGCCGGCTGCCGGCGCGCCGGCAGGCGCCGCCACCGACATCCCATTCAATGCCGCCGACGCCGTCATGGCGCTCTTCGCCTTCCAAAACAAGCTGCGCATCGAGCAGATCAACGACTCCGACACCATCGAGGAGCTCACCGGCGGTGTCTCCAGCCGTCGTAACCAGCTGCTCATGGACATGTCGGCTGAGCTCGGTGTCCCCGCGATCGACGGTGCGGCCGAAGCGGACGTGGCCACGCTGCGCGAACGCGTGAACTCCGCCGCCCCCGGCTACTCCCCGTTCGGAGCGGTGCTCACCGAGGCAGTCACCGCGCGCCTGCGCCAAGTGCTCGGCGCTGCGGGTCTCAAGCCCGCATACGTCGGCGAGTATGTCACCGGCACCTGGGGCCTGCCGGCAACCTGGACCCCGCACGTCGAGGCGGAAATCTTTCTGGGCACCCGCGACGAGGAGTCCGTGCGCGGCGGCACGCTGAACACGCTGCCGGCCGCGGCGAGCAAGGCCGAAGTCGGTGCGCTCATTGACGCCGCCATTGAGCGCGTCGCTGCGGCGCATGGGCAGGCGGTCAGCCGGGCGTCGACAAGCACAAGCTCCGGTGGTGGAGTGGTGGATTCGGCAGCACTGGATGCCTACCGTGAGGAAGTGACCGACACTCTGGTCGCGACCGCGCGCACACTGCTGAGCAAGCTCGGCATCGAGGACGAGCACGCCGAGATCGAAGCGCCGGACACCACCATCATCAACACGATCGAGGCAGAGCTCGGCTCCGGCTGGGTCTCACAGGTCGCCCCCGTCTTCGACGCGCGCAGAGCAGTGCTTTTTGACGACCGGTGGGCCCAAGCCCGCGAGGATCTCACGCGAGTCGCGCTGGGCGAGGTAGACATTGACGTGGCTCGCTTCGCCGGTACCGGTCAGACGATCGTGGACCAGGCAACGTGGTACGCCGAGCACGGTTTCGACGGGCCGTTGACGGAGATCGCGAGTGTTGCGGCCGAGGCGCCGGAGCTGGAGTACGCGGCAGACGTGGCGCTGGTGACCGGTGCCGCACCGGGCTCGATTGCCACTGCGTTGGTGGAGCGTCTGCTGGAAGGCGGCGCGACGGTGATTATGACCGCCTCGCGCGTGAACCAGGCGCGCAAGGAGTTCGCGCGCAAGCTCTACCGCGACCACGCGTCGCAGGGCGCGGCGCTGTGGCTGGTGCCGGCGAACTTGAGTTCGTACCGCGACATTGACGCGCTGATTGACTGGATTGGCACCGAGCAGAAGGAAACGGTGGGCAACGAGGTCAAGGTGATCAAGCCTGCGCTGACCCCAACGCTGGCGTTCCCGTTCGCGGCGCCGGGTGTCTCCGGCTCGCTGGCCGAAGTCGGCGGCAACGCCGAGACCCAGGCGCGCCTGCTGCTGTGGTCGGTGGAGCGCACGATTGCGCGCCTGTCCGAGCTCGCGCAGGCCTCCGACCAGGCGGTGCGCACCCACGTGGTGCTGCCGGGTTCGCCGAACCGCGGCACCTTCGGCGGCGACGGCGCGTACGGCGAGGTCAAGGCCGCGCTCGATGCGGTGCTGAACAAGTGGTCCGTCGAATCCGGCTGGCCGGAAGGCGTGACGCTAGCGCAGGCGCGCATCGGCTGGGTGTCCGGCACTGCGCTAATGGGCGGCAACGACGTGCTCATCCCGGCGGCAAAAGAAGCCGGCATCCACGTGTGGGATCCGGAGGAGATCTCCTCCGAGCTCATGGGTTTGGCGTCGCAGGAGTCCCGGACACGCGCCGCTGAGGGCCCGTTGGATCTCGACCTCACCGGCGGACTCGCGGACGCGGGTGTGTCCATCGCGGACCTCGCGCGTCGTGGCCGCGCTGCTGACTCAGACGACAACGCTGGCGCGAGCGCTGATACCGGCGCCGGCACTGCCGAGACCATCAAGGCGCTGCCGAACGTGGCCAACCCAGTGCAGCCGGCTGGCATTGAGGTTGGCGAGGTGACCTGCTCGCTCGACGACATGATCATCATCTGCGGCATCGGCGAGGTCTCGTCGTGGGGTTCGGGCAGGACCCGTCGTGAAGCGGAATACGGCATCCAGCGCAACGGCGAGGTTGATCTCACCGCCGCCGGCGTGCTCGAGCTGGCGTGGATGACGGGCCTGGTGACCTGGGCCGAAGACCCGACCCCGGGCTGGTACGACGCTGACGGCGCCGAAGTGCCCGAGGAAGACATCTACGAGCGCTTCCGGGACGAAGTCGTGGCGCGCGCCGGCGTGCGAGAGCTGACGGACAAGTACTTCCTCACTGACCGTGGCTCTATCGATATGACTGAGGTCTTCCTGGATCGTGATGTGACGTTCACGGTGGCGTCGGAAAGCGAAGCCCGCGACTACGCAACTGCCGACCCCGAGAAGACTGTGGTGCGCAGCAACGACGGCGAGTGGACCGTGACCCGGCTGGCGGGCGCGAAGGCCGCGATGCCGCGCAAGGCGACGCTGACGCGCACCGTTGCCGGGCAGATGCCGGACGATTTCGATCCGGCGAACTGGGGCATCCCGGCGCAGATGATCGACGGCATGGACCGTATGGCGGTGTGGAACCTGGTGACCGCGGTGGATGCGTTCATCACTGCCGGCTTCACCCCGGCGGAGTTGATGCGGGCCGTGCACCCGGCGGACGTGGCGTCGACGCAAGGTACCGGTATCGGTGGCATGGAGTCCCTGCACAAGGTGTTCGTGTCCCGCTTCCTGGGCCACGAGCGCCAAAGCGACATCCTGCAGGAGGCGCTACCGAACGTGGTCGCGGCGCACGTCATGCAGGCGCTGGTTGGTGGGTACGGCTCCATGATCCACCCGGTCGGTGCGTGTGCGACGGCGGCGGTGTCGGTCGAGGAGGCCGTGGACAAGATTGCGCTGGGCAAGGCGGACTTTGTGGTCGCCGGCGGTATCGACGACGTCCAGGTCGAGTCGCTGGAAGGCTTCGGCAATATGAACGCCACCGCGGACACGGAGACGATGCGCGCCAAGGGCATCGACGACCGCTTCATCTCGCGCGCCAACGACCGACGCCGCGGCGGCTTCCTCGAGGCCGAAGGCGGCGGCACGGTGCTGATCGCGCGCGGCTCGCTTGCGGCTGAACTGGGGCTGCCGGCGCACGCCGTGATCGCGTACGCCCATTCCTTCGGCGACGGCGCTCATACCTCGATTCCGGCGCCGGGCCTGGGCGTGCTGGCGGCAGCGCGCGGCGGCGAGCAGTCGCGCCTGGCCAAGAATCTCGCTTCGCTGGGGCTAACGCCTGACGACGTCACCGTGCTGAGCAAGCACGACACCTCCACCAACGCGAACGACCCGAACGAGTCGGAGCTGCACTCCATTCTGTGGCCCGCCATCGGCCGCGATGCGCGCGCGCCGCTGTACGTCATCTCGCAGAAGACGCTCACCGGCCACTCCAAGGCGGGTGCGGCCCTGTTCCAGATCGGCGGGCTGATCGACGTCTTGCGCTCCGGCAACCTGCCGCAGAACGCGTCCCTGGACTGCGTCGATCCACTCATCTCACCGAAAGCCAAGAACCTCGTGTGGCTGCGCGCCCCGCTCGCGCTTGGCGAAGGCCGTGTGAAGGCGGCCGCACTGACCTCACTCGGCTTCGGCCACGTTGGCGCTCTGGTCGTGCTCGCGCACCCGGGCGTGTTTGAGGCGGCCGTGGTCGCCGCGCGCGGTGAGGCGGCGGCAGCCGAGTGGCGTGAGCGCGCGACCCAGCGCCTGCGCGCAGGTGCCGATCACCTCGAGGCCGGCATGGTGGGCCGCCGCCCGCTGTTCGAGCAGGTGGAGAACCGCCGCTTCGTCGAGGGCAACACCCACGACGGCGAGATCGCGCTGTTGCTCAACCCGGATGCTCGCCTGGGCGAGGACGGTAAGTACCCGCTCAGCTAG
- a CDS encoding acyl-CoA carboxylase subunit beta: protein MTSKPDLTTTAGRIEDLRNRLAESQAPVGQDADRAARERVEQLLDTGTFVETDALARHRIEAYKMYRTKPATDGVITGYGLIDGRRVCVFSQDGTIFDGGVGEVYAEKMLKIYELATKTGVPVIGIYNSAGPRWQEGIVTAHMQAKLLRAASVASGLIPQIAVVAGDTAGLAAATVPLADLTVMVDGAALHLTDVEAVRAVSGDASVDADALGGARVHAAESGLAHLTAASDADALEQVRSLVGYLPLNNLAGSPLGQAAGGAGRAGLNTGATGADSGAAGVEAQNLDLDTFMPDDDAAAYDVADIITAVTDGELFEVGADFAGNVVTGFAHIGGRAVGVVATQPSVLAGCLTYDGARKAARFIRTCDAFNLPIVQFVDCPGFVPSAEEERAGSAAGAAALAYAFAEAQVGTITVITRKAHGTAYAVLGSKGLGADLVFAWPTAQIALADAPTAATAIGTDAAEYEAEYLNPYVATERGLVDAVIEPHQTRAQVLEGLRLLERKVIYPVTKKHGNIPL, encoded by the coding sequence ATGACTTCTAAACCCGACTTGACCACCACTGCCGGTCGTATTGAGGACTTGCGCAACCGTCTTGCGGAATCGCAAGCGCCGGTCGGACAAGACGCGGATCGCGCCGCGCGCGAGCGGGTGGAGCAGCTCCTCGACACTGGCACATTCGTGGAGACGGACGCGCTGGCCCGCCACCGCATCGAGGCGTACAAGATGTACCGCACCAAGCCCGCCACCGATGGGGTAATTACGGGCTATGGGCTTATCGACGGCCGCCGGGTCTGCGTATTCTCCCAGGACGGCACCATCTTCGACGGCGGAGTCGGCGAGGTTTACGCCGAAAAGATGCTGAAGATCTACGAGTTGGCTACCAAGACTGGCGTGCCGGTGATCGGCATCTACAACTCTGCGGGCCCGCGCTGGCAAGAAGGCATCGTGACCGCGCACATGCAGGCGAAGCTGCTGCGCGCGGCGTCGGTGGCGTCAGGGTTGATCCCGCAGATCGCTGTCGTGGCTGGCGACACGGCTGGGCTGGCGGCGGCGACGGTGCCGCTGGCGGACCTCACTGTGATGGTCGACGGTGCTGCGCTGCACCTCACCGATGTCGAAGCGGTTCGCGCGGTGTCCGGTGACGCTAGCGTGGACGCGGATGCGCTTGGCGGCGCCCGCGTGCACGCGGCTGAGTCCGGGCTTGCGCACCTCACTGCGGCAAGTGATGCGGATGCGCTTGAGCAGGTGCGTAGCCTGGTCGGCTATCTGCCGCTGAACAACCTGGCCGGCTCGCCGCTTGGCCAGGCTGCGGGTGGCGCGGGCCGGGCGGGGTTAAATACGGGCGCAACCGGTGCCGATTCTGGTGCCGCCGGCGTCGAAGCGCAGAATCTCGATCTGGATACGTTTATGCCAGACGACGACGCTGCGGCGTACGACGTCGCCGACATCATCACCGCGGTCACCGACGGTGAGCTGTTTGAAGTGGGCGCGGATTTCGCCGGAAACGTGGTCACGGGATTCGCCCACATCGGCGGTCGCGCAGTGGGCGTTGTCGCCACCCAGCCGAGTGTGCTTGCTGGCTGCCTGACTTACGACGGTGCGCGCAAGGCTGCCCGGTTTATCCGCACGTGCGACGCGTTCAACCTGCCGATCGTGCAGTTCGTTGACTGCCCCGGTTTCGTGCCGTCAGCGGAAGAGGAGCGAGCCGGCTCCGCTGCTGGCGCTGCCGCGCTTGCGTACGCGTTCGCCGAGGCCCAGGTTGGCACCATCACGGTGATTACCCGTAAGGCGCACGGCACCGCCTACGCCGTCCTCGGCTCGAAGGGCCTGGGTGCGGACCTGGTGTTTGCGTGGCCTACCGCTCAGATCGCGCTGGCTGATGCCCCAACGGCGGCAACCGCGATCGGTACGGACGCGGCGGAGTACGAGGCCGAGTACCTCAACCCGTACGTAGCTACCGAGCGCGGTCTCGTGGACGCGGTCATCGAGCCACACCAGACCCGGGCGCAGGTGCTTGAAGGTTTGCGCCTCCTCGAGCGCAAAGTGATCTACCCAGTAACGAAGAAGCACGGTAACATCCCCCTCTAG